ATCGGGAATGAATTGAACGAAAACGCAGTTGAAAAAGTCGGAAAGGAGGAAACCGAAAAACTCCTGGAAGAACTATACAATTATGCTAAATCCCTTGATTCCAACCCAAACCATTTTGTAACTCACGCAAACTGCCCTCCGTTAGATTATCTCGACCTGTCCTTCTTCGATGTGATAAGTTTTAATGTCTACTCCTACTGGCCGCCAAAGGTTGTGAGCAGGGGTTATTATGGCTATTTATGCGATTTAAAAAGGAAATATCCTGATAAACCCGTTTTAATCACAGAATTCGGCTACAGCACCAGTCCAAATGGTTCAGGAAACTGTGGTTATGGTAGAAATAGTGAAGGAGAGCAAGCCGATTGTATAAAACAGCGATGGTACGACATCGTTAGAGCGGGCTGTTTGGGCGGTATTGTTTTCGAGTGGAACGATGAATGGTGGAAGAATAATTGTACTGGAGATGATAAAAATTCCCACGACCTGAATGACCCTGAAGAGTGGTTCGGTGTAATCGCAGTTAATGGCACCGACCCGGATAACTATACACTGAGGAAGAAGCAGGCATACTATGCTATTAAAGAAATATTTGGTGAAGAATATCCCACGAAATCGGATTTGACGAGCCCTGTCATAGACGATTTTGAAGACGCTAATGTGAGTGACTGGTTTGTATTTACAACTCCAAATGCGTCCATCAGCCTATCATCTTCAAATAACAGTAAAGTTGGAAATTATTCGATGAGAATAGACTATAATACTGGTGGGAAGTGGTGTGGCGCTTACAAAGAGATAAATACCTGGGTAAATTATGACAATGTAAGTTTATGGGTATATGGAGATAGTTCTAACAATACTTTGGAGATCAAGCTTGAGGAAGATTATGATGAGGAACGATGGATACAATGGGTATATGCGCCAATTATAAATTGGAGTGGATGGAAAAAACTCGAAATACCCGTTTCTTCCTTTAGCGCAGAAGGGATAGCAAATGGCGTTTTTGATAAGTCAAAGATAAAACGCTTTACACTGGCTATATCTGGAGCAAACCCATCCAACACCACTATTTATGTGGACGATATTACACTTACACTGAAATTGTCTGACATGTCAGACGAGGATTTTCTTGATATGGTAGAACATGCCACATTTAACTATTTCTGGAACGAAGCAAACCAGACCAACGGTTTAATCAGGGACAGAAGCACGCCAGATTCCCCCTGCAGTATTGCTGCGGTTGGTTTTGGTCTCTCTGCGATATGTATAGCAGAAAGTAGAGGATGGATAGACCGCAGAGATGCGTCTGACCGAATACTGACCACACTCGAAACTTTCAACGAGTTGCAACAGCAAGAAGACGAAAACAATTATTCTAAAGAGGGATTTTTTTACCATTTTATCAATATGAGCATGGGTAAGCGTGAATGGAGTTGAGAAGTATCATCTATTGACACTGCTCTCTTAATGGCAGGCATATTGCATGCCGGTGAGCATTTTAAAGAGAATGAAAGCATAAGGGAGTTATCAAAAGAGCTTTACGAAAGAGTTAACTGGACATGGATGCTCAATGGGACAGATACCATTGCAATGAAGTGGACACCTGAAGATGGCTTATCACCGGGCTATTGGTATGGGTATAATGAAGCAATGATTCTCTATCTGCTGGCTATTGGCTCACCGACTCACCCAGTTCCAGATCCAAAGAGGAGCTGGGATGCGTGGGCAAACACTTATGGGAAAGGCTGTGGCAGGATGATAGACGATTTTGAAGACGCTAATGTGAGTGACTGGCACTCATTTACAAATTCCAGTGCATCCATCAGTATATCGCCCTCAAATAACAGTAAAATCGGAGATTATTCGATGAAGATTGACTATCATATTGGCTATAATACTGGCGGAGAACAATGTGGCATCTACATGGATAAAAATACATGGGTTAACTATGGTAATGTAAGCTTATGGGCATATGGCGATAATTCCAACAATACATTGAGAATTAAGCTCGAAGAAAGTTATGGCGAGGAACATTGGATATATGAATCGCCGTTAAATTGGACGGATTGGAAACAATTTAACATACCTCTTTCTTCTTTCAAGGTGTGGAAAAGGACAAGGAAGGATGGTATACTGGATAAGACCAAGGTCAATCGATTCACGGTTGTCATATTGGGAACTAATACATCCGATTCCACAATTTATCTTGACGACTTTAAATTGCCATGCAACTTTTCAAATTGTGATAATGGTAAAGATTTTATTTATTGCTGGACCGGCAGTTTGTTCACCTATCAGTATTCTCATTGCTGGATTGATTTCAGAAATAAGCACGATGCTTATGCAGATTACTGGCAAAACTCGATAAATGCAGTTAAAGAAAATAGATTGTTCTGTATTGATAACAGTGATGTGTATGCTACCTACGGAGAGAACTGCTGGGGATTGACTGCCTGTGATGGACCTTGTGGATATACTGGCTACGGGAGTTGTCCTAATTATTATCACGATGGAACAATCGCACCAACCGGTGCAGGCGGGTCAGTGGCATTAGCTCCTGATATTGCTATTCCTGCTTTGCGGTATATGTATGAGACTTATGGAGGCAAAATTTGGGGTAAATACGGGTTTAAGGATGCATTCAACCTGGATACGAATGTTTATCTTGATGGATGCCAGCCGTGGTGGGATGAGGATTACATCGGCATTGACGAAGGAGCGATCATGCTCATGATTGAAAATTATCGTAGTGGTTTGGTACGGGACGAATTTATGCAGAATCCATATATAATAAAAGCGATGGACGATGTAGGATTTGTGCTAACTTCATTTGATACCGGCACTGGAACATACCCAAGCATAATGGGGATTCATAATGGTACTATTATACCATTACTTAATGTCAATGTCAGTCGAATATATACCTATCCATACCCCGGCACAGGTGGGCATACCGAATATGCTCGCATCTGGAACAAAACATGGAACGCAACCGCAACCTGGAACGGCTATGCCAGCGACTGGCATAACATCTCTTTCAACAACCCCGTTGTTCTTTTATCCAACGAAACTTACAACTACACCATTCGCACAGGCTCCTACCCGCAGATTCATCATAATAAGACCTTAACAGTGCCAGATGGCGAAATCACATGCACTAAATTTATAGATGCTAATGGGAGGGTTTATTATGACTGGATACCCGCTATTAAACTATCCTGACATTCGGAAGTAGGAGTGTTCAGAACAACTAATAACAAATAACGACAATATTTGAACACCACAAATTTCGCATCCATCATTTTGTTCCCGATGGTTTAAGGAGATGAGCGTCTATGTAAGTGGCAACTATGAGCTATGACCTTAAGCTATTTCCCTACATCTGTCCGCTCAAATAGATAAGCCCCTGCGGCTATCATTCCCGCAGAGACTGCGAAGCTGATAAACAGATCAGAGAGTACAGAAATTTCTGATACTCCCAGCAAAGTGGCTCTTAAACCATCCACACCATAACTTAGCGGGTCTATATACCATGCGGGTAGAAGCCATGATGGTAGAGTTTCAATAGGGAATAACGCGCCAGAGAAGAGAATTATAGGGAAGACGACGAAGTTCATCACGAGTGGGAATCCATGCATGTCCCGCATGAAGGAAGCGAAGACCAGACCCATACCAACAAAAGTGAAAGAAATTAGGCACATGAACGGTAATGCTGCTATTACAGCGATAACATCTTTTATTTCAAACCCAAGCAAGATGCTTAACATCAGGATCATAACACCCTGCATCAACGCGGTAGTTGAGCCACCCATAGTTCTACCCAGTACGATAGAGAGTCTCGACACTGGTGCCACCATTACCTCCTTCAGGAAGCCAAATTCCTTGTCCCAGAGCACGGAAATTCCTGCAAATACTGAGCTGAAGACCATCGTCATTCCTATTACCCCGGTAGTGAAGAACCCGGTATTGGACATCCCTTCCGGCATTTCGGGTATAACTGCATGGCTGAAACCCAAGCCGAGGAAGGCGAGGAAGAACAGAGGCATTCCCAACGAGCCTACGACACGACTCTTTGCCCGCCACAGCCCTTTCATCTCCCTCAGCCACAGTACATAAATCGCTCCAACATCTATTCGCTTTATTTGCTTCAAGACCATAAGGGATAAAAAAAAGAGGTGATTAATATGGAGGCATACCTCCACCCCCATACATACCGCCTCCTGGAGGCATACCACCTCCTCCTGCACCCCCCGGTGGTAGAGTCTCACGCTTTGACATTATCACATCATCTATCCTCAGTATCATCACTGCAGCCTCTGTTGCGGATTCCACCACCTGTCTCTTCGTCCTCAAAGGCTCTATTACTCCTCTCTGCCACATATCCACGATCTTACCACTATAAACATCCAGACCTGCAGTCTTTTCGCCTCGCTCGTGCGCGGCTTTCAACTCCACCAGCGTGTCTATCGGGTCAAGCCCGGAATTTTCTGCCAGCGTCCTCGGGATTATCTCCATCGCCTCCGCGAACTTCTCAACCGCCAGCTGTTCTCGACCTTTTAAAGAGGCACTGTAGGCTCTCACCCGCAAAGCCAGCTCAGTCTCTACAGCACCACCACCTGCAACTGCTTTTCCATCCTCGATTATGCTCCCCACTACCATAAGCATATCATGCAACGCCCGTTCGACTTCGTCAACTACGTGCTCTGTTCCGCCACGTATAACAATGGAGACCGCATGTGGATTCTTACAGCCCTCTATGAAGACCATCTTATCACCTCCGACCTTCCGCTCTTCTACAAACTCCGCATGACCAAGATCTTTCTCATTCAGCTCTTCCAGGTTGGTTATCACTTTGCCACCCGTTGCTTTTGCCAGCTTCTCCATATCACTCTTCTTCGCTCGCCTCACTGCCATAATACCCTCTTTTGCAAGGTAATGCTGCACGAGGTCATCTATACCCTTCTGGCATATAACCACGTTTGCACCACTTGCCTTTATTCGCATTGCCATCTCGCGCATCTCCCGCTCTTCTTCGTCCAAAAATGCCTTTAACTGGTCTGACCTGGTTATCTTTAGTTCTGCACTCGTCTCTGTCTTCTTCACTTCTAGGGAGGCATTAATCAGTGCTATCTTCGCATCTTCCACACGCTTTGGCATCCCTGCATGTACCACCTCTTTATCCAGCGCCATACCCCGAACCAGTATCGTCTCTCCTACTCGCCCCCCTGTCTTCTTCTCCACATTTATATTATCCGTGTCAACGACACGCTTACCACTTTGGCTGGTCTCAGTTATTAACTTGACCGCTTTTATCGCTATATCAGCGAGGAAATCACGAGAAGACTCAGCGAATTTGCCTGTTATCGATGTCTTTGCTATCTTCTTCAATTCCTCATCATTTTCAATATCAAGGTCCACGGCAAACTCGTCCAGAACTTCCTTCGACTTCTTCTCCGCGAGTCTATAACCAAGAGTGATGACCGAAGGGTGTAATTCCTGTTCGAGTAGCTCTTCCGCCTTCTTCAGCAGTTCACCACCCAATACAACCGATGTCGTCGTGCCATCGCCGGCAACTTCATCTACCGTCTTAGCAACTTCCACCACCATCTTTGCTGCCGGGCTCTCTATCTCCATCTCCTTCAGTATTGTTACACCATCGTTCGTTATCACCACGTCACCGAGTGAATCAACGAGCATCTTATCCATGCCCTTTGGTCCCAGCGTAGTACGAACAGCAGAAGCGACTGCCTTAGCTGCATTTATGTTCGCACTCTGTGCATCCCTGCCTCTCACCCTCTCACTACCCTCTTTCAATACCAATACGGGTATTCCACCAAGTGCTGCCATTTTTTTCCTCTTTCTTTTTCGTTTAATCTCTTTTAATTTTAATACATATCAATGATATCTCTATAAATTTCTTTGCTTAAATGTAAGAGAGGAGAAGGAGCAGATACATGAGGCTGGTGATGAAGTTTGGAGGTGCAGCAGTTGCGGATGGTAAGAGGATAAAGGCAGTTGCAGAGCTGGTGAAGAGGATAAGGAACTCAGGTAATAAAGAGCTGGTTGTTGTCACATCTGCACTCTATAAAACCACCGATATGCTGCACGAGAATGCATTGAAGATGGCAAGGGAAGGGGAGATTGAGAGTGCAAAAGGGTTCGTAGCTAAGA
The window above is part of the Methanophagales archaeon genome. Proteins encoded here:
- a CDS encoding ABC transporter permease codes for the protein MVLKQIKRIDVGAIYVLWLREMKGLWRAKSRVVGSLGMPLFFLAFLGLGFSHAVIPEMPEGMSNTGFFTTGVIGMTMVFSSVFAGISVLWDKEFGFLKEVMVAPVSRLSIVLGRTMGGSTTALMQGVMILMLSILLGFEIKDVIAVIAALPFMCLISFTFVGMGLVFASFMRDMHGFPLVMNFVVFPIILFSGALFPIETLPSWLLPAWYIDPLSYGVDGLRATLLGVSEISVLSDLFISFAVSAGMIAAGAYLFERTDVGK
- a CDS encoding TCP-1/cpn60 chaperonin family protein; this encodes MAALGGIPVLVLKEGSERVRGRDAQSANINAAKAVASAVRTTLGPKGMDKMLVDSLGDVVITNDGVTILKEMEIESPAAKMVVEVAKTVDEVAGDGTTTSVVLGGELLKKAEELLEQELHPSVITLGYRLAEKKSKEVLDEFAVDLDIENDEELKKIAKTSITGKFAESSRDFLADIAIKAVKLITETSQSGKRVVDTDNINVEKKTGGRVGETILVRGMALDKEVVHAGMPKRVEDAKIALINASLEVKKTETSAELKITRSDQLKAFLDEEEREMREMAMRIKASGANVVICQKGIDDLVQHYLAKEGIMAVRRAKKSDMEKLAKATGGKVITNLEELNEKDLGHAEFVEERKVGGDKMVFIEGCKNPHAVSIVIRGGTEHVVDEVERALHDMLMVVGSIIEDGKAVAGGGAVETELALRVRAYSASLKGREQLAVEKFAEAMEIIPRTLAENSGLDPIDTLVELKAAHERGEKTAGLDVYSGKIVDMWQRGVIEPLRTKRQVVESATEAAVMILRIDDVIMSKRETLPPGGAGGGGMPPGGGMYGGGGMPPY